A window of Micromonospora eburnea genomic DNA:
AGCCCAGCGAGGCCGGCGACGTGAAGGCGCTGGTACGCCAGCTCGACACCGCCTTCAAGGCGATCCGTCCCGCGCTCGTCCCGCCGGTCGACCTCACCGATCTGCCCAAGCGCCTCGCCGAGGCCGACCCTGGCGCGTTCGTCGAGGTGGTGACGCTGCGCGACGAGGCGTACCGGCAGATCAAGCCCCGGATCTACGACCTGCCCGGCACCAAGTTCCAGGCCGACAAGCTCGACCTGGCGCCCACCCGGGAGTTCGCCCGGGCCCTGCTCGGCTCGGTGGACCAGGCCCAGGCCGACGACATCCAGGCCCACCCCGACAAGTACGTCGCCGGTGACATGGTCGGCCACGGCGGCCTCCAGGGCCGGTACGACGACCGGCTGCGCGGCGTCCCCGGGCTGACCGTGGTCACCGAACGCCCCGGTCCCGACGGCACCAGAACCCCCACCGGCACCGAGGTGTTCCGCAGCGAGCCCAAGCCCGGCCAGCCGCTGCGGACCACCCTCGACGTGGCCACCCAGAACGCCGCCGACGCGGCGCTGCGCGGAGAGTCCCGGCGCTCCGCCCTCGTGGCCGTACGGATCAGCGACGGCGCGGTGCTGGCCGCCGCCAACGGCCCCGGCCCGGCCGGCGAGAACCTCGCCTTCACCGCCCAGGTCCCGCCCGGCTCGACCTTCAAGATGGTCAGCTCGCTCGCCCTGCTGGACGGGGGCGCGGTGACCCCGCAGGCGACCGTGCCCTGCCCGAAGACGTTCGTGGTGGACGGCCGCCCGTTCAAGAACTCCGACAACTTCGAGCTGGGGTCGGTCCCGTTCACCACCGACTTCGCGAAGTCGTGCAACACCGCCTTCGCCTCGCTCGCCCCGAAGCTCGGCCCGGACGGGCTGGCGCAGGCCGGGCGCAGCCTCGGCCTGGAGGGCGAGTGGGATCTCGGCGCGGACGTCTTCACCGGCAAGGTGTCCGCCAACGGCTCCGCCACCGAGCAGGCCGCCGCCGCGATCGGGCAGGGCACCACGGTGGTCAGTCCGCTGGCCATGGCCGGTGCCACCGCCGCCGTCGCCCGGGGCCACTGGGAGCAGCCGAAGCTCGTGCTCGACCCGGCCCCGCAGCGGCCCGCAGCGGCCGGTCCGGCCCTCAAGGCCGAGTCCGTGGCGGCGCTGAAGACGATGATGCGCGCGGTGGTCACCAGCGGCTCGGGCAGCGCGTTGAAGGACGTCCCCGGCAAGCCGGTGCACGGCAAGACCGGCACCGCCGAGTACGACAACAACCCGGAGCACACCCACGCCTGGTTCGTCGGCTGGCAGGGCGACATCGCGTTCGCCGTCTTCGTCGAGCAGGGCGGCTCCAGCACGGCCAGTGCCGTCCCGATCAGCGAGCGTTTCCTGCGCGCCCTCGCCGCCCGCTGACCCCCGAGCCCGCCCCCGCCCGCCCACCGGCCCCGGGATCACGCTCGATCGCGGAGGTGGTGCCCTCGACCCCGCCCGGAGGCCACTAC
This region includes:
- a CDS encoding penicillin-binding transpeptidase domain-containing protein encodes the protein MPVSHPVRRRRFPRRPVLAALAAAALTAAGLTGCSGEDGPERSVDAFLKGWHSGNLQSVGFIDPAGTRLPADEVAKEIKALSGELAATPPELKRTGNAEITADVATARVQVTWSLPGQTRWAYESPVRLKRGDDDQWQVIWEPAIVQEKLEKGDRLALRRDTAPRAGLLDGAGNPIVAPRPVVRVGVQPSEAGDVKALVRQLDTAFKAIRPALVPPVDLTDLPKRLAEADPGAFVEVVTLRDEAYRQIKPRIYDLPGTKFQADKLDLAPTREFARALLGSVDQAQADDIQAHPDKYVAGDMVGHGGLQGRYDDRLRGVPGLTVVTERPGPDGTRTPTGTEVFRSEPKPGQPLRTTLDVATQNAADAALRGESRRSALVAVRISDGAVLAAANGPGPAGENLAFTAQVPPGSTFKMVSSLALLDGGAVTPQATVPCPKTFVVDGRPFKNSDNFELGSVPFTTDFAKSCNTAFASLAPKLGPDGLAQAGRSLGLEGEWDLGADVFTGKVSANGSATEQAAAAIGQGTTVVSPLAMAGATAAVARGHWEQPKLVLDPAPQRPAAAGPALKAESVAALKTMMRAVVTSGSGSALKDVPGKPVHGKTGTAEYDNNPEHTHAWFVGWQGDIAFAVFVEQGGSSTASAVPISERFLRALAAR